One genomic segment of Centropristis striata isolate RG_2023a ecotype Rhode Island chromosome 13, C.striata_1.0, whole genome shotgun sequence includes these proteins:
- the LOC131983754 gene encoding cyclin-dependent kinase 5 activator 1-like, with protein MGTVLSLSPSYRKAVLFEDGPATVGHYTAVQNSKNAKDAAAAAGKSLKRPSIISVLPWKRIVAVSAKRKGSKKLQADGGDGGKGSSPDGHATAATATSASNSLKLKKSQSCANLSSFSSQDPSAAATTTSSHLPVSKTLANVATVAAKKNSLTGSGIQPATATGTPKRVIVQASTSELMRSLGEFLCRRCYRLKRLSPTDPVLWLRSVDRSLLLQGWQDQGFITPANVVFLYMLCRDVVSSEVASERELQASLLTCLYLSYSYMGNEISYPLKPFLVEAEKEAFWDRCLEIINRMSGKMLQINTDPHFFTQVFADLKNESKKEEEKTKLLIGLDR; from the exons ATGGGGACGGTCCTGTCTCTGTCCCCCAGCTACCGTAAGGCGGTGCTGTTTGAGGACGGCCCGGCCACCGTGGGCCACTACACCGCCGTCCAGAACAGCAAGAACGCCAAGGACGCTGCCGCGGCGGCTGGGAAATCCCTCAAACGCCCCTCTATTATCAGCGTGTTGCCATGGAAACGCATCGTGGCCGTATCAGCCAAGAGGAAGGGCTCCAAGAAGCTGCAGGCGGACGGCGGAGACGGCGGGAAAGGCAGCTCTCCGGACGGCCACGCCaccgccgccaccgccacctCGGCCTCCAACAGCCTGAAGCTGAAGAAGTCTCAGTCCTGTGCTAACCTGTCCTCGTTCTCCAGCCAGGACCCCTCGGCCGCCGCCACCACTACCTCCTCACACCTGCCCGTCTCCAAGACCCTGGCTAACGTAGCTACTGTCGCTGCCAAAAAGAATTCCCTCACAGGCTCCGGGATCCAGCCAGCCACCGCAACCGGCACGCCAAAACGTGTCATCGTCCAG gCCTCCACCAGCGAGCTGATGCGTAGCCTGGGAGAGTTCCTGTGCCGTCGCTGCTACAGACTGAAGCGTCTCTCTCCAACAGATCCGGTTCTGTGGCTGCGCAGCGTGGACCGGTCCCTGCTCCTGCAGGGCTGGCAGGACCAGGGCTTCATCACCCCGGCCAACGTGGTCTTCCTCTACATGCTGTGCCGGGACGTGGTCTCCTCCGAGGTGGCGTCGGAGCGCGAGCTGCAGGCCTCGCTGCTCACCTGCCTCTACCTGTCCTACTCCTACATGGGCAACGAGATCTCCTACCCGCTGAAGCCCTTCCTGGTGGAGGCGGAGAAGGAGGCCTTCTGGGACCGCTGCCTGGAGATCATCAACCGCATGAGCGGCAAGATGCTCCAGATCAACACCGACCCGCACTTCTTCACCCAGGTGTTCGCCGACCTGAAGAACGAGAgcaagaaagaggaggagaagaccaAACTCCTCATAGGCCTCGACCGATAA